TTGCTTGATAATGAGACCTTCAATTTAATCTCCCCATCCACCCACATTCATTGCTTACACACCTTTTTTTCTCTTTATATTACCTCCTCTTCCTCACTCATTTTTGTAAGCTTCTTCTTTACATACAACAcacacaaaaaaagaaaaaaattcccacttaaataacaaaaaaaaaaaatatatcaatTAGATTCAAAATTAACAATATTATTGTTGCTTAGCTTGAATAAAAGTTATTATGGATACGAGTCATACAAATTCTGTAAAGTTAAAGTACGTTAAACTAGGTTACAGTTACCTAGTGAACCATTTCCTAGGTCTTATTCTTATACCAATTATGGCTGGGGTACTAGTCCAGATTCTTCGGGTCGGACCCGAATATATTGTAACCCTAGTGAAATCCTTACATTTGGATACAATCCAAGTGTTATGCTCTTCATTTCTTATAATATTTGTACTTACGGTCTACTTCATGTCTAAGCCACGGTCCGTTTATTTAGTGGACTACTCCTTATTTAAACCCTTGTCGATATTCCGTGTCCCATTTTCGACTTTTATGGAGCATTCGCGACTCAACCTGAAAGATAACCCGAAAAGTGTTGAATTTCAAATGAGGATTTTAGAAAGGTCGGGTTTAGGTGAAGAGACATGTTTACCCCCGGCTATTCATTATATTCCTCCTAATCCTACTATGGAAGCTGCCCGGGCCGAGGCCGAAATGGTCATTTTTTCGTCGATCGATGATTTGTTAAAAAAGACGGGTGTTAAGGCTAAGGAAATTGATATTTTGATCGTTAATTGTAGTTTATTTTCTCCTACGCCTTCTTTATCTGCTATGGTGGTCAATAAATACAAGCTAAGGAGTAATATTAAAAGCTTTAATTTAGCGGGTATGGGTTGTAGTTGTAGCCCGATATCCGTCGACCTGGCCCGCGACTTGTTACAGGTAACGCTTCTAATTTTTTCATTGGTCGATATTTTTATAAAAGAAGTCATAAGAACAATTTAAATAATCCAACGTTTCTAATATTTTCATTGGTCGATATTTTTATAAAAGGAGTCATAAGAACAACTTAAATAATCCGTTTCAAGCCGGTTTTTTACATGGTACTCCATACTTGGTAAATTAGATGAGTAAAATATTTTGCTTAAATAGGTTGATTCTGTATTACGGAaatatgagacggttttacacgGGACGAACAGTTTCTCCGGATTTACTTTCATTAAATTCTTACTCTGAATTGGTTATTGATTGCGAAATTTTAAAGTCTTGCTTTAGTAATGTGACAACCAAATCGTGAAAAATGTCAGTAGAAAGAAATTAATGTTGGGTGGCAAACAAATATTCATCAATGTGGAATTTATATCGCACACATGTTTTGGTACGATATGTTGTTTACTCTTGTTAGGGCAAAATAAAATTGACTGTAAAACTAAGGGAAATGATGAATACAATTCAATGGGGTGTATTTAAgaaactaaaaaagaaaataaatactTAATACATATATTAATTGCattgatttatgtgtaatttatgccttaatttctaaattaataccaaatttagaagggtattaaatgcttaaatacaacccattgaattgtatttatcattttcctTTTAATTAATACTCTTAATAAATTTTCGAAAACGTCTCATTATGTTATTAAGTTATTTCCTCTTTTTCGTCGATACTTATTGCTTACACTATAGGGGAAAAAAAATCGACCGTAAAATTAATTAATACTCTTAATTAACTTTCGAAGACGTCTCATTATGTTATTAGGGAGTATGTTATTTCCTCTTTTTCATCGACATTTATTGCTTATATTATAGGTCAAAAATAGAccgtaaaattaattaattaattaatactcGTAATAAACTTTTGAAAACTTCTCATTATGTTATTACGGAGTATGTTATTTCCTCTTTTTCATCGACACTTATATTTTACATTACAGGCAAAAAAGCGGACCGTAAAATTAATTAATACTCGTAATAAACTCTTGAAAACGGCTCATTATGTAATTTCCTCTTTTTCTTCGACACTTATTGCTTAGTACTACACTATATGCAACTGTTTTGTAGGCTTTGCCACATGCTAATTAAATCATGCAAGTATAATATGTGGCTCATTTATTTCAACCCAAATTCTAGTTTAAAATGAATATCTGTATATTTGTCTTAAACAAAAAACCAATAAGTGGGTTATACATCCGATGTACTACCACCAGTTGTGTAGATTTTGAGcattttcgagttttgttttaaagtttctgagttttattataaagtttttgagttcattcaCTTAAATATtaagctcaaaaaattacaatataactcaaaaacattacatataaactcagttaaatttgagttttggcGGGAAAAAATCAAAATGTAACTGATAAACTTAAAaatgctcagaaaaaatacacataagctcaaaaacaaatgagctatgaggtaatacatccgatgtatgttcctattTCTCACAAAAAAACATATCAAATAAATACGAATATCAGTTATATAGGGTCAAATGGTCAATTGCCTGGACTGGTAAAAGTTTGTTACTAGTTACTATCATTAATTCATTAAATGGTAGTACTTGGATcgatttttattataaaatggaTATGTCCGTCCTAAATAAGACTAGACGACTAGCTGTTTTTTCATCGTAAACCGTGTtaatacgtttttttttttggtaaataaACAGGTGCACCCGAATTCATATGCCCTAGTGATCAGCACGGAGATCATAACGCCAAACTATTATCAAGGGAACGAGCGTGCGATGCTCTTGCCAAATTGCCTATTCCGTGTGGGATGTGCGACAATCTTGTTATCGAACAAGCCAAAGGAGAAGCGTAGGTCCAAGTACCAGCTTCTCCATGTTGTCCGTACCCATAAGGGTGCGGACGACAAGGCATATAAGTGTGTATTCCAAGAGGAAGACAAAGAGGGCAAAGTCGGAATTTCACTTCAAAAGGATTTAATGGCAATAGCCGGGGAGGCTTTAAAGTCCAATATCACTACAATGGGCCCATTAGTCCTACCGGCGTCCGaacaacttttatttttattctcGTTAATTGGTCGGAAAATATTTAACCCGAAATGGAAGCCTTATATACCCGATTTCAAGCAAGCCTTCGAACATTTTTGTATTCATGCGGGTGGTAGGGCGGTCATAGACGAGCTTCAGAAGAACCTTCAATTGTCGTCTGAACATTGTGAAGCGTCTAGGATGACGCTTCATAGGTTCGGGAACACGTCTTCGTCTTCCCTTTGGTACGAGCTAAGCTACATTGAGTCGAAGGGGAGGATGAATAAGGGTGATCGAGTTTGGCAAATTGCATTTGGAAGCGGGTTTAAGTGTAATAGCGCGGTTTGGAAGTGTAACCGGACTATTAAGACACATGTTGATGGGCCTTGGGCCGACTGCATTGACCGATACCCGGTCCATATACCGGATGTGATGAAGCTTTGAATAGCATTACTTGATGTACCAAAAGATCATATTGTCTGCTTAATTAATTGTGTGAAACAAATGTGGGTTTTATTCATCATATTAATTATGTGAAACAAATACTTTGTAACAAGTTATTAATGTTAGCTTTAGTTTATCATAAATgtccagtaagtggattatacatctgatgtagtacatcagatggtatagttttttagcattaagataaagtttttgagttttaatctaatttttttgagttttattataaagtttttgagtttatttacttaaactttaatctaaaaaagttacattataactcaaaaagataacatataagctcaacaaaatttgatttttgacatcataaaactaaaatgtaatttataaacttcATAGTACTCGAAAAAattacacaaaaactcaaaaaagtgattaagtatgatgtagtacatccgatgtacaatcctttttctctaAATGTCCgtcacttgtttttttttttttttttttgaaacaacCCCAAAAACGGGTTTACCTCATCTCATTAATGTCACGAGTAACCAACGACATAACTTGTTCGGGTAACAAACTATCCCATACTTGCCTACCTATTTCAGACGAACTATAATGGGCAAGCTCATGTGCTACACTATTGAGTTTCCGACTAACAAAAGACCAAATAACTGAATTAAAAGCAGAACTAAAATAGAAAATGTCATCTAAAATCAAATGGAAATCACTCTGGCCGTGCTCCTTCTTCTTTAAAGCGTCAATCACCGGTTTGCAGTCGCTCTCGATGATTATATTCGAATGTCCTCTGTTCCTCGCCTCTTTAACTCCTTCGAGAATCGCCATAGTCTCCGCTAGCTTTGGTTCCATCTCCTCCCTCCTATGCTCTGATAAGCCCCACACCACCTCACCATTGTTTCCTCGGCAAACCACTCTTACTCCCATTCCCCAACCTTCCTTCACTCCCGCATCTATATTCAACTTCACATACCCCCGTTCTGGTTTCGCCCACTGCCCCTGCTCACCCATAATGGCCCCTGCTGCCTCCACGTTTCCCGTATCCACCTCCATCTCCCTTCTCATACCCTCTACTCTCTTCACCACCCGCATTGCATCCAACTGCTCTTGCTCGAAAACCACTCTATTTCTTGCTTCCCACATCGCCCAACACCCGAACATAAACAAATCTATCTCACTATCCTCCAACTCCCTCCACACGTCCTCCACCCACTCCTTCACCCGCTCATACCCCTCCGTCCTCCTTACTCCAATCCCAAGTCTATCCCACACCCCACCCGTCCACCCACACCCCCTTACAAGATGAATAATGGTCTCCAACTCGCAACAACATATAGGACACCCTGCATCAATGGATCGAACACGGGTAGCTACGTTGGCTTTAGTGGCAATCACTTCGTTACATAGCTGCCATATAAACACCTTAACCCGAGGCCAAACATTCGCTCTCCAAATACGGTTCCAAAGTCTCTTTTCCCCCGCATAGCTAGAAGACCCAGCACCCTCCATATCGACTCCTACCATAGCTTTATAAGCTGTCTTTACTGAGTACTCGCCCCTCTTGTCCAAGTCCCACATCCAACAGTCCTTCGGTTTCGTAGCGCTAATACGTATATTTAGAATTCGTTCCTGCTCGAAAGGTAGAAACAGATTACTAACCTTGGATGTGTCCCACTCCCCACCATCCGCAGTCCACAGTTCAGCAACCCGCATGTCAACCGGTGCCTCCCCCCTATCTGAAATAATGAGTCTCGACTGTGTGTGTGGAATCCACGGGTCTGACCACACTCTCGTAGTTAACCCATTGCCAATACGCTTCCTAATCCCCAACTTCAACACCTCCCGAGCCTCCCAAATTCCACGCCACGTGTAGCTAGGATTAACCCCGAGATTTGCTTCCATAAATTGTCCACTCGGGAAATATTTTCCGCCCACAGCCCGCACCATAAGGCTAGTCTTGTCAGTTAAGAACCTCCATGCTTGTTTGCCTAAAAGTGTCATGTTGAATTTGTGGAAGTCCCTAAAGCCTAGTCCACCCATCCCCTTCGGTTTACAGAGCTTCGACCAAGCAATCCAAGGTATCTTCGCCCTACCCCGAGCTGCCCCCCACCAAAACCGTGACACTAGGGATCGAAGTTCATTACAAAAGTTGTCCGGGAGCTTGAAGACACTCATCGCATAGGTTGGGATTGATTGGGCGACTGCCTTTATCAACACTTCCCGACCCGCCTTCGAAAACAACTGCCCTTTCCATCCTTGTAATTTCTTCCCCAATTTGTCACGCACCACATTCGCTACCACACTCCTAGAATGACCGACTGTTGTAGGAAGTCCCAGATATCGGTCCTGGCCATCCACCATTCGAACCCCCAACACTTGAGTAACCCCCTCTTTATCTCTTTCACGAGTTCCTCGGCTAAAAGAAACCGTAGTTTTGTCAAAATTAATCACCTGTCCCGAGGCCCCAGCATAATCGTTTAGGATCTCCTTCACCTTAGTAGCTTCGTCCATTTTGGCCTTGACAAAGAAAATACTATCATCCGCAAAGAGCAGATGTGTTACCGTAGGCGATTGTGGGGCGATCCTTATTCCATGTATAGACCCCATTTCCGCAGCTCGTCTCATTAAACTTGATAAAACTTCCGCGCACAGTATAAAGAGATAAGGTGATAGAGGGTCACCTTGTCGAAGTCCTCGCTCGGGTCGAAACTCTTCAGACGGAGTGCCATTGATAAGGATAGAAAAACTAACAGAAGTCACACAATGCATCACTCTATCTACCCAACCTGTATCAAACCCCATCCGGATCAAAACCCGCTCCAAAAAATTCCACTCCACTCTATCATATGCTTTGGACATGTCAAGTTTGAGCGCCATAAACCCATTTTTATGCTTGGAATTTTTCATGAAATGGAACATTTCGAAAGCTACTAATATATTATCCGTGATGAGGCGACCCGGTGTAAAGGCACTTTGATTTTCCGACACAATTTCACCCAAGAAAATTTTCAGACGGTTAGCTAGAACCTTCGACACCAATTTATAAATGACATTACATAAACTTATGGGACGAAAATCGGTCATTTTATCTGGTGCCTTTTTCTTTGGGATTAAAACAATATGAGTTTTATTAATACCTGTCGGAAATGGAGCCCCTCGCAAGATACCGAGAACCGTTCGAGTAACCGCCTGCCCCACTATATGCCAATAGGTCTGATAGAAGAGCCCATTCATGCCATCCGGACCGGGAGCCTTTAGGGGATGCATCTGGTTTAGCGCGGTCACGACCTCCTCTTCCGTATAATCACCCCGAAGTACGGTATTCATGGTTCCCGTAACTCTCCCTGCCACTCCATCAAGTAAATGTTCAAAATATGTCGGCTGCCCAGAGGCAAAAACGTCCTCAAAATACTCCCTTGCCACCCTGGAAATGTCTTCCCGGCCCTCCCAAACACGCCCCTCATTATCAACCAGACGTGCCAAATGATTCTTCTGCTTTCTCTGACTCGCTTTTCGATGAAAGAACTTTGTATTTCGATCTCCTTCTTTAAGCCAAATTGCCCGGGACCTTTGTCTCCAAAAAAGTTCCTCTTGTTTGagcagctccgcaatctctttaACCAAGCCCCGTCTCTCCTTAACCGCACCCCTCGATCTTCCCCCCGCATTCAGCACCTCAAGCCGTCTTCGTTTCTTCTTTAAATCACGCATCACCTTCCCTATACTTGTACCCTTCCACTTCTGCAAGTCCTCCGCACACtgagtgtaacaccccgatttataaaggagcctatagcaagacattccctaataaaccggactgttaccatctcggtttcccgaggtagtgaataacaaattaaactccaaggcaaattacataatttctttaacttaactttttacaaaacctcatttacatcaaattacaagaactaacataaataaaagtgaaagtcttctaaatgatgatctagctactaagtcttctgatccagtgtctcacgcccatcaagctcccatcctatctcataaacctgtcaagtctgctccccaatatttggatcgtcacggtgttcacgaatacacggtggtcaaccacgaggttgagtagggaatacaatgaaacaacaaaatatgatatgcatgctcctccgtcacctccacctccatctcaactcatatctcataacccgaacgcccaccCATACCGATCcacggtagactatatatcgaccgtagccgatccgccactcgcggttgaggacaccagggcaagtcctgcagaacccgcctgggccttatcacaacatcatcatcactacaccacatcaccacaacatcctccatctccaatgcacatgaatgctcaacagtaattaatgcaacacaatatgtatatcaatgaatgaaatcatgccagctaccaaaaatgttgtgataacatactcaacacgatcagttcagtcaaccacattccagtatataaatcataacataaatcaacaaccacgaaacaagtcaacgttcacagtttggtcatatgaaacacaacaagtcaacacaactTAACAATAACgctgataagtcaagtgtatttccctaccttttcgcaatccaagctcacacaagcaatcaattatgaaccttcacatatccatcacctacataacataattatatataattaccacctactcaatcaaataatcatgcacataacctagactcatcataacttaataggaatatcaacttaaagaacaaacacgatttttcctgattttccagcacatgatagactcggaataaaatacataactaattccaaaaaaatcaaattgatacaaggccaattgaattggaaccccatgagtcttagctacaaattatatctaacatgtttttcccaaattccatacttatcaagggtttctagactgatttccaaaaactgacagaaaccgtcgcataaaaagtattgattcaaaaaacgagtttaaaacattatttttcagtaattctaaatcctattatcatctagactataccaagattatgtatgaagaagcctcataactgaatcgacataaaaatgaaggtttcaaatcattttccacaaccaaatcagattcgcggacttttcagtgacatgttcataaataaatcacctaggacaaaccacaagGAATTTTactatgagattttatatgcataaactagacatcaaataaacaggactctcttttcaaacttttcgaaaaagacgactttaaaacagtataaacaatggaatgaaatcgacttacaaacagggaaacgaattaggttggaatcgatgagcaatcttcaatcaaatgaaaggatcgtgtgtgtgtgtgttggtgtgcgtcgaaaagagggaggcgggtgagatgagggttgtgtagtgttagggtaaaaattagattaagaattaggttaaaacatgatgttgggtgttgggttaaacatgttattgggtaaactccaatgggccgagggtaaatgggttagctcacatctcgaattccatgtaaacccgtctcaattaacttacgaacaactcgatcttacgatacaacgcgagtcaagtaaaataacttaacgtaattatcgactaaacaattacccgacttaaatagtaatataaaatacggagtattacactgaGCTAAAAGCTCCACCAAATCCGTCCCTCCTTTCTCCCACGCTTCCTGAACCACCCCCTCACACCCATCCGCTCCAACCCACAACTGTTCGAACCGGAACAGCTTCCCTTGTGCCTGCTCTTCACGCCTTCTTCGTGCCAACCGTAGCGAGATTGGAGCATGGTCTGACCACTCCCGCTCCAAGTGGATAAGCTTCGCCCTCGGAAATAAATCAATCCAAGCCTCATTGCATTGAGCTCTATCAATTCGGCTTTGTCTATTATCTTCCTCCGCTTGCCCATTATCGTAGGTGAACGTATACCCCTCAAAATCGACATCCCTTAACCCACAGTCGTCCACTACCTCCCTGAAATTATTCATTTGCCATTGAGCCCGTACACCCCCTTTCATCTCAGTCACAAAGAGCACCTCATTAAAGTCCCCTATACACACCCATGGGCCATCATATTGCGAACCAAGCTCCCTAAGAAGCTCCCACGACAGATGTCTCTCTGTAacatttggccacccataaaaccCTGTTGCACGCCAGGTCCCTTCTTCTCCCTGAATCTCAAAATCCATATGGTGAACCGATGCTGAACGAAAATTACATTGTATATGCTTCTTCCACATAAAGGCTAGCCCCCCAGACCTCCCAACACTATCCACTTCCATTCCCTCATACTCATCAAAGCTAGCCCTGACTCTCCTAAACTCTTCACCGCTTAGCTTGGTCTCGGAGAGAAAGACCAAGGCGGGGGCCTCATTCCGTAATAAATTACGGAGTCCACTAACTGCAGAGGGGTTGCCCAGCCCCCTGCAGTTGAGGCTTAAAAGActcattgggcccggcggggttgagtgccctcaacctccgcctcagatgAACTCACATCCATGGTTTTTCGACATTTGAAAACTCCTCCCTCACGCCCTTCAGTCCCCAGCTCCAAACCCCTTCTTTTCTCCCCTACCTGTGCCAAAATAACCTCCCTCCCAACTGGTTCATTGGTATTTGGCTCCCTACTCTTCCTCGTCCACTTTCTGCCCTCCCCTTTCCCCTTCTCTCCCTCCCCGCTGTGTGCTGCCCCCTTCGCACCAACAATCTCCTCCTCTTCCTGCTGTTCGACCCTCTCATCAACACCCCTGCCCTCCAAGTGCATCTCCTCTCCTCCCCCCGAGTGCCCTGTAATTTCCCCACACCCTTCCAGAATAGTTCCCCCGTCTCCCGTCTCTTTCTCCTTCCTATTCTTCTCTACCTCATCACCCCTTCCCCTTGATTCAGTAACGCCTTCATTGATACCCACCCTACTTCTTCCTCGAGTTCTCGTTCTAATGGAGATGCTTTGTAACTTCGCTATCATGCTCGATACTGCCTCTTCCTCACTTCGCCTCTGCTCCTCTTCAAAAGCTCCAAACAAAACCCTCGCCTTTGAATGATCCACCGCCGCCATAGTTTTTACTACCCTCCTTGGTGAAGCCCTCAAATTTTCACTGAAGCGAAGCTCCCCTTCCTCATATGGCCCATCATCGTAGTCTTTTTCTCCATGACCTAGCACCCCACATCCATAACAAAATATAGGGAGTCTTTCATACTTAACCTCAAACTCAACTGTCTCCCCCTTTGCTAGTGTAATCTTCACTGAATCACGCAATGGAGAACGTACATCATGTAAAACCCTGACCCGAACCGCTCTTTCGAATTCTGGTAACGGCGCTTCATCCACACTCACATAACGACCCAAGTGCATCCCTAGCCTGCGTATATTTTCGAGGTTCGAACGTCCCCTCAATGGCAAATCATAAACCCTAGCCCAGAATGGAACATGAAATAGCGGCGTATCTGACACTCTCCCTTCGCTAATAGGATCGTTAAAACACCAAATAAACTTATCGAAATGCCACGGTTGTCCATCGACAACCTTTGCTTTATCGGCCTCTAGTTCGAACTTAAATATGAAAATTTTATTCTTAACGTCAATGAGATTCCCGACTACATTACCTTTTGGGTTCCAAAGCTTCGTCATGGTGTCAATGGCCGCCCGTGCATTTATCCCCTTCGACGTCCAAATTCTCCCACCCAATATAGCATTAGTTTTGTCAATATCCGTCCTCTCGTCCCCCACATCCCATACAAATTCCTCCTCCTGACCCATAATTCCTTTGCCCTTCCTGTGTCTCAATTCAGAGCTTGATGTCATGTCGTATCTTAGAGAAAAGCCTCCCCCGTAGCCAACGAATAGAGTAGAAACCACCACGAGAAGCGTAGATGATCCCTCGAAGAAAAGGATGACCCTAAAGACGACGATTAGACGGAGGCTCTCATATAAACCCTAGAGAGAATTTTTTACCACTCACCAACGTCACTTGTTTCTTTTAGTTAAAAGTGTTTCAGTAATTATTGTGTAAGACGATCTCACAACTCAGTATAATTCGATATTATATCCGCTTGACTATTATGATACAATGAAATGAAGACAATTTCGACAAAAATAGAAAACAGTCTTTACATTCTACGAACCAAGGGCGCTACAAATACCGATCCTCTCCCATCTGCAATAGGTGGAAGGTTTCATGACATTACGATAGTGTTTTAGGGTTAATGAAAGTCATGGGCACCCATTCTCAGCGACTTAACTAGCTAACTGACTTGCGCACATCTTGGTGATGCGGAAATAATCAAAATTTATGCAGAGAACAGAAATGAGAGACATGCTGTAATGATATTTCAGAATAACAGATTCGGAATCAGTAGATGACATGAACTCAGGGTTAGCATTCTAAATTTCTCCTACACTAGTATTTACAGCAGATTGTCTCGAATAAGAGGTTCTGCAACCTTAGTTTACCATGACAAATCAAACGACAAGGTTTCCCCGACGACAGTTTCAAAAGAATCAAGTAATTTACGAGCTTCAATTGCCCAGTTATCCAAGAAATCGTTCAGGCTGCTCAATGTACACAAGTCGAGGGGAGTTCCGGCCTGAAAGCCTCTCACGTTACCTAACTTTATGCCCTTTAACAAGTGACGCCAACATTTAAGGTTCTCTGGTTGGCAGCAATTTGGTTCTGGTCCCGCTGCCAAGCTCTTCAACAACCCCTGAAAAACAGTCCAACATGTCAATTTTTAATATCTGGATTCTGGAATAATCAACCTAGGAAAATCAACTAACCCATATTGTCCATTAACTTGTAGGCAGACCTGCCAAGACTGAACCCGGCACGTAACCTAACAAAATATTCCAAATGACCTAACCCACAAAACCCGATCCCCCACTCAATTTGAGTGACCAATTTGCCAAAGTCTCGTTGTAGGCTTATGAATGGATATAGAATGATAAATTTCCGTATGGCAAAGCAATCTTAGGAGCCATACGCCCATATGTGGTACAAAATTCAATATAAGTTTTCTTTTAACGGaaataaattgaaaaaaaaagaatagtTGATCCAAAAATGTTGTACTCCcttcgtcccggtcaattgttgtcaaaAAGAACCAatgactaaatgacaagtggaacaaattgagtgtgaatgatcaaattgttcatcaagttcattcttaaaatagaaaggacaacaattgactgagacaccccaaaatggaaaaggacaacaaatgaccgggacagagggagtacaatCTTATACAGCAACTTTCTATACAACCCTAAGCTCTTTTCATAATATTTACTGATACATCTTTCCCAGAGAACAAAGTTTGAAAACAAAGGGACCGTAAAAAGACATGGTAATTTGTTTAGCTTAGCATGTCTGTGTTCGTAATAGCAAAAATGTACTCTATTTGTAGTAAAAAGAACACTGATAATCACGCATATGAGAGATGGGAACAAGGAAGGGAGTAAATTCCCTACAGCCCAATGTAAACAACATGAATTCATTATTGTATGAGTATAGAATACAAACCTTGACATGCATAGGCGAATTATAATTTAGCTCTAATCTTAGAGTTTTCGGATGTAGGTTCTCGAATAAGCCATCCAAAAGATCTGCATACTTCTCTGATGTAAATGCATAAATAACCAACTTCATACTTGTCAGCTCAAAGGGCCGAGGAAGTAGTTTTCTATTAAGGTTTTCCGTAGTGAAGGCGATATCATCCCCCTGACAAAGAGATAAAATTATTAACTGCAATTCCAGAAAAAGGCTAGCTGTTCCAGAAACTGTATAATGTACTT
The Silene latifolia isolate original U9 population chromosome 11, ASM4854445v1, whole genome shotgun sequence genome window above contains:
- the LOC141614766 gene encoding uncharacterized protein LOC141614766, whose product is MSLLSLNCRGLGNPSAVSGLRNLLRNEAPALVFLSETKLSGEEFRRVRASFDEYEGMEVDSVGRSGGLAFMWKKHIQCNFRSASVHHMDFEIQGEEGTWRATGFYGWPNVTERHLSWELLRELGSQYDGPWVCIGDFNEVLFVTEMKGGVRAQWQMNNFREVVDDCGLRDVDFEGYTFTYDNGQAEEDNRQSRIDRAQCNEAWIDLFPRAKLIHLEREWSDHAPISLRLARRRREEQAQGKLFRFEQLWVGADGCEGVVQEAWEKGGTDLVELLAQCNTP
- the LOC141612480 gene encoding 3-ketoacyl-CoA synthase 6-like, which translates into the protein MDTSHTNSVKLKYVKLGYSYLVNHFLGLILIPIMAGVLVQILRVGPEYIVTLVKSLHLDTIQVLCSSFLIIFVLTVYFMSKPRSVYLVDYSLFKPLSIFRVPFSTFMEHSRLNLKDNPKSVEFQMRILERSGLGEETCLPPAIHYIPPNPTMEAARAEAEMVIFSSIDDLLKKTGVKAKEIDILIVNCSLFSPTPSLSAMVVNKYKLRSNIKSFNLAGMGCSCSPISVDLARDLLQVHPNSYALVISTEIITPNYYQGNERAMLLPNCLFRVGCATILLSNKPKEKRRSKYQLLHVVRTHKGADDKAYKCVFQEEDKEGKVGISLQKDLMAIAGEALKSNITTMGPLVLPASEQLLFLFSLIGRKIFNPKWKPYIPDFKQAFEHFCIHAGGRAVIDELQKNLQLSSEHCEASRMTLHRFGNTSSSSLWYELSYIESKGRMNKGDRVWQIAFGSGFKCNSAVWKCNRTIKTHVDGPWADCIDRYPVHIPDVMKL